One Peribacillus simplex NBRC 15720 = DSM 1321 genomic region harbors:
- a CDS encoding ATP-binding protein, giving the protein MTGINIDLMEEIAKYNGVDFKYIPMRMEDAEKALSNGTIDAIVGSTYNTEKDNQLDFTQSYFTMSQSIIIPSKRKQDIHTLTDLRDSHVVLDHNTPVISTFLNMRNTNLTTVSNQYSGILTLLNNRADVFIGNKWTADFYLKKFRQEKNYIILDEVIEPADYTIAVKKGNQSLLIMMDNTLTELKANRNINGIIDKWVMPQSNQKIARLEQFILWLIITLTAVALILLIIYIWNQRLKKSVHNQTLKLHLLNKDLEKQRQNIANAEAFKDQILNNINTGIITFDLDFMITSCNAKASDILNISKEMILNLMNHSRLMKNFEAFHQEQNENNRTGSFRILVLNEENEQKVISYSMHKMFNSKDIQTGYLLSMNDETEKKTLEKKLVTQEKLHALGQLVAGVAHEIRNPLTSIKAFIDLLPSKYDNPQFRQVLMEHLPTEVTRLNAIVTDLIEYARPRPPNITNCHANELISLLAFHKVTMEKNQINFEQTIEENLIFYIDLQQIQQVLLNLVLNSIHAVEETKEKTIKITIDKENEKTGRITISDTGKGMKQEELNHIFELFFTNKEKGVGLGLTLSYRLIKENNGDIHVKSYPNSGTKFTILLPLYIE; this is encoded by the coding sequence CTGACAGGGATCAATATTGATTTAATGGAGGAAATAGCAAAATATAATGGCGTAGATTTCAAATATATTCCGATGAGGATGGAAGATGCCGAAAAAGCCTTAAGTAATGGAACAATTGATGCAATTGTTGGAAGTACCTATAATACCGAAAAAGATAACCAACTTGATTTCACTCAATCATATTTTACAATGTCTCAATCAATAATCATTCCTAGTAAAAGGAAACAGGATATTCATACGTTAACGGATCTACGTGATTCACATGTTGTCCTTGACCATAACACTCCAGTAATCAGTACATTTCTCAATATGAGGAATACAAATTTAACTACCGTATCGAATCAATACTCAGGTATATTAACATTATTGAACAACCGTGCAGATGTATTCATCGGAAACAAATGGACTGCAGATTTCTATTTGAAAAAGTTCCGCCAAGAAAAGAATTACATCATTCTCGATGAAGTCATTGAACCTGCGGATTATACGATTGCAGTGAAAAAAGGGAATCAATCACTTCTTATCATGATGGACAATACACTCACAGAACTTAAAGCAAACCGAAATATCAATGGGATAATCGATAAATGGGTCATGCCACAATCCAATCAAAAAATTGCAAGGCTGGAGCAATTCATATTATGGTTGATCATAACCTTAACTGCCGTGGCCCTTATCCTCCTAATCATTTACATATGGAATCAACGGCTAAAAAAATCCGTTCATAACCAGACGTTGAAATTACATTTATTAAATAAGGATTTAGAGAAACAACGGCAAAACATCGCTAATGCTGAAGCGTTCAAAGATCAAATCTTAAACAATATCAATACTGGCATCATAACATTCGATCTCGATTTCATGATTACCAGCTGCAATGCAAAGGCATCGGACATTCTCAACATTTCCAAGGAAATGATTCTGAATCTTATGAATCATTCAAGATTAATGAAGAATTTCGAAGCTTTCCATCAAGAACAAAATGAGAATAATCGTACGGGTTCTTTTCGTATCTTGGTTTTAAATGAGGAAAATGAACAAAAGGTAATTTCATATTCGATGCATAAGATGTTCAATTCTAAAGATATACAAACCGGATACTTACTTTCAATGAATGATGAGACGGAAAAGAAAACATTGGAGAAAAAATTGGTCACACAAGAAAAACTGCATGCTCTTGGTCAACTAGTTGCAGGTGTCGCACATGAAATCAGGAATCCTTTGACATCGATTAAAGCATTCATTGATTTACTTCCGAGTAAATATGATAATCCTCAATTCCGACAAGTTCTAATGGAACACTTGCCTACTGAAGTTACCCGTTTGAATGCGATTGTTACCGATTTAATTGAATATGCACGTCCGCGTCCGCCAAATATTACAAATTGCCACGCTAATGAACTTATATCATTACTTGCTTTTCATAAGGTGACAATGGAAAAAAACCAAATAAATTTCGAGCAGACGATTGAGGAAAACCTTATTTTTTATATAGATTTACAACAAATTCAACAGGTACTGCTTAACTTGGTGTTGAATTCGATTCATGCCGTTGAAGAAACAAAGGAAAAGACCATTAAAATTACCATTGATAAAGAGAACGAAAAGACAGGGCGGATTACCATATCCGATACGGGAAAAGGGATGAAACAGGAGGAATTGAACCATATTTTCGAGCTTTTTTTCACAAATAAAGAAAAGGGTGTCGGTTTAGGACTTACGTTATCGTATAGGCTAATTAAAGAAAATAACGGAGATATCCATGTGAAAAGTTATCCTAATTCAGGAACGAAATTCACCATTTTACTACCTTTATATATCGAATAG
- a CDS encoding sigma-54-dependent transcriptional regulator, whose translation MKMHVLVIDDEPAICTALSFALEDSYQVMTTTDPDEGLRKIDNQPFDIVLLDLRIGNKSGLDVLQKIKQIAPNITVIMMTAYSSIETSIEAIKKGAYYYIEKPINIEELSLLLMRAAEFKQMSNQLETLHEELEIQKGFGNFLGNSKAMQRIFSMIERVKDIDSSVLITGESGTGKELVARNIHTLGRRKNNPIQIVNCAAIPEMLLESELFGYEKGAFSGATQRKDGKFVAANGGILFLDEISEMPLPLQAKLLRVLQEREVTPLGSNTKISLDVRIISAANKNLEQMVMEGEFREDLYFRLNVIPISMPPLRDRKEDLPILMDYFIKKHAKDMNREEKMFSATARRILLDYHYPGNVRELGNIIEYAVALSNSKRMEENDLPQYVQEQKFILQPDGNDDDFNSFRIPIGISMKEIEEKVITATLQYCKNHRQKTAQILKISERSLRDKIKLISKGE comes from the coding sequence ATGAAAATGCATGTATTGGTGATTGATGATGAACCTGCTATTTGCACTGCTCTTAGCTTTGCATTGGAAGATTCTTATCAAGTCATGACAACTACTGACCCGGATGAGGGTCTTCGAAAGATCGACAATCAGCCTTTTGATATTGTGTTACTTGATTTGAGAATAGGAAATAAAAGTGGACTTGATGTCCTACAAAAAATCAAACAAATAGCACCTAACATAACAGTCATCATGATGACTGCCTATTCATCCATTGAAACTTCCATCGAGGCCATAAAAAAGGGGGCCTACTACTATATTGAAAAGCCAATTAATATAGAAGAACTTTCTTTGCTTTTGATGAGGGCAGCCGAATTCAAACAGATGTCCAATCAATTGGAGACATTACATGAAGAATTAGAGATTCAAAAGGGATTTGGTAACTTCCTTGGTAACAGCAAGGCGATGCAGCGTATTTTCTCAATGATCGAAAGAGTGAAAGATATTGATTCCAGTGTTCTTATCACGGGTGAAAGTGGTACTGGAAAGGAGCTTGTAGCCCGAAACATCCATACGCTAGGAAGAAGGAAAAACAATCCAATTCAGATTGTCAATTGTGCAGCAATTCCTGAGATGCTGCTGGAATCTGAATTGTTCGGTTATGAGAAGGGAGCATTTTCCGGTGCAACACAGAGGAAGGATGGGAAATTTGTTGCTGCTAATGGAGGTATCCTTTTTCTGGATGAGATTAGTGAAATGCCCCTTCCTCTTCAAGCCAAATTATTACGAGTATTGCAGGAACGGGAAGTGACGCCTCTGGGATCCAATACAAAAATCTCATTGGATGTCCGCATTATAAGTGCTGCCAATAAAAACCTGGAACAAATGGTGATGGAAGGGGAATTTAGGGAGGATTTGTATTTCAGGCTAAATGTAATTCCCATCTCGATGCCGCCTTTAAGAGATAGAAAAGAAGATTTACCGATCCTTATGGATTATTTTATAAAAAAGCACGCTAAGGATATGAATCGTGAAGAAAAGATGTTCTCGGCAACCGCACGTCGGATATTACTGGATTATCATTACCCTGGGAATGTCCGAGAGCTTGGTAACATTATAGAATATGCTGTTGCCCTATCAAACTCGAAAAGAATGGAAGAAAACGACTTGCCGCAATATGTTCAAGAACAGAAGTTCATTCTCCAGCCGGATGGCAATGACGACGATTTTAACAGCTTCAGGATTCCCATTGGCATTTCCATGAAAGAGATAGAAGAAAAAGTCATAACGGCGACTCTTCAATATTGTAAAAACCATCGGCAAAAAACAGCTCAAATCCTAAAAATTTCTGAAAGAAGCCTTCGTGATAAAATCAAGCTCATTTCAAAAGGAGAATAA
- a CDS encoding TAXI family TRAP transporter solute-binding subunit: MKNEALFIKVALLFCFMTGCSFMNEQQEISKPATTLIQRQLTSEGQDLNNRMLIIGTGDMTGVYFSLGQRLSNMYEKYNGAVSGTQVTQASIENTELVSRHRAEIGFTTVDVLDLPETDKSKLRALTALYSNYVQIVTTKQNDIHSLEDLVGKRISVGTAGSGTRLIAERILLESDLPTDQLNLSYLSFSQSAEALRNGTIDAAFFSSGIPNNEIAFISNQTELTFIPIPGDIIERLQKQYGVYTHNEIPRDTYRGMKKNVQTISIKNVLVTYKEMSDPHAYNLVKTLYEHLPELQHTHPAASDISINEATKQVPLDFHPGAMNYFTEQGIIENQ, from the coding sequence ATGAAGAATGAAGCACTCTTTATAAAAGTCGCTTTGTTATTTTGTTTCATGACAGGATGTTCTTTTATGAATGAGCAGCAGGAAATATCTAAACCTGCTACCACCTTGATTCAGAGGCAACTAACTTCTGAAGGACAGGATTTAAATAATAGGATGCTAATCATTGGAACCGGAGATATGACAGGTGTTTATTTTTCATTAGGACAAAGATTATCAAATATGTATGAAAAATATAATGGAGCTGTGTCAGGTACCCAGGTAACCCAAGCGTCCATCGAAAATACTGAATTGGTTAGCCGCCATCGGGCAGAAATTGGTTTTACCACAGTGGATGTACTGGATTTGCCTGAAACGGATAAATCCAAGTTAAGAGCTTTAACGGCCCTATATTCCAATTATGTTCAAATTGTTACTACTAAACAAAATGATATTCATTCCTTAGAAGATTTAGTTGGTAAACGCATTAGTGTGGGAACGGCAGGAAGCGGTACAAGGCTTATTGCAGAGCGAATACTGTTAGAATCTGATTTACCGACTGATCAATTGAATTTATCCTATCTTTCTTTTTCTCAATCTGCAGAAGCATTACGAAATGGTACCATTGATGCAGCTTTCTTTTCTTCGGGAATCCCGAATAATGAAATCGCTTTCATATCCAATCAGACGGAACTAACTTTCATTCCAATACCGGGAGACATCATTGAACGCCTTCAAAAACAATATGGAGTTTATACTCATAATGAAATTCCCAGAGATACATACAGGGGGATGAAAAAAAATGTTCAAACGATTTCAATTAAAAATGTCCTGGTAACCTACAAGGAAATGTCTGACCCTCATGCTTACAATCTTGTGAAAACATTATATGAACATCTGCCTGAACTGCAGCATACACATCCGGCTGCTTCTGATATTTCAATTAATGAAGCAACTAAACAAGTTCCCCTTGATTTTCATCCAGGGGCCATGAATTATTTTACCGAACAAGGAATTATTGAAAATCAATGA
- a CDS encoding ABC transporter substrate-binding protein: protein MKKLMSLLSIIVLIALAGCGNPTPQKPGESVQTSAGEKGEKKITIAGNGGVIESAIRDVIAPKFKEETGITVNYISGLSGEILSKVELQKNAPQIDVALFVPVDVIRAKEKELIVPIDESNVPNMKSVDPRFIPVEKAAAPAFGLVIAPAYNTETFKKKGLKSIESWNDLVSPDYEGKTAFSDITNDWGFNTLNGLAISNGGSTEDMEPGLEKAKDLAAYSNTFYKNSTQMMPAIQQGAADVTVMGSYSIGELAVSGIPIKMAVPKEGVPLQAFSAGLVKNTPNSKEALEFINYVVSEEAQALISEKGFYPTVEGMKIPEKYEESIGLKASDKTFKPDFVKFAEIRAEVSDRWAKEVTPELGKKLK from the coding sequence ATGAAAAAACTGATGAGTCTTTTATCAATAATAGTATTGATCGCACTTGCGGGGTGTGGTAATCCTACTCCGCAAAAGCCGGGGGAATCCGTACAAACGAGTGCAGGTGAAAAAGGAGAGAAAAAAATAACGATAGCCGGTAATGGAGGAGTCATTGAAAGTGCCATCCGAGATGTGATTGCACCAAAATTCAAAGAAGAAACGGGAATCACTGTTAATTATATTTCCGGTTTATCAGGTGAAATCCTATCCAAAGTGGAATTACAAAAGAACGCTCCGCAAATAGATGTTGCCCTTTTTGTACCGGTTGATGTAATTCGCGCTAAGGAGAAGGAATTGATCGTACCAATTGATGAGTCCAATGTTCCCAATATGAAATCGGTTGATCCACGTTTCATTCCGGTTGAAAAAGCTGCTGCGCCAGCATTCGGCTTAGTCATTGCACCAGCATATAATACGGAAACCTTTAAAAAGAAAGGGTTAAAATCAATTGAATCATGGAATGATCTTGTCTCACCTGATTACGAGGGTAAAACGGCATTTTCAGATATTACGAATGACTGGGGTTTCAATACCCTTAATGGTCTGGCGATTTCAAACGGCGGCAGTACGGAAGACATGGAACCAGGTCTTGAAAAGGCAAAAGATCTTGCAGCGTATTCCAATACATTTTATAAAAACTCAACGCAAATGATGCCAGCGATCCAACAAGGAGCTGCTGACGTAACGGTCATGGGAAGTTATTCCATAGGTGAACTAGCCGTTTCAGGTATTCCTATTAAGATGGCTGTGCCTAAAGAAGGCGTGCCGCTTCAAGCCTTCAGTGCTGGTCTAGTGAAAAATACACCTAATAGCAAAGAAGCCCTAGAATTCATTAACTATGTAGTCAGTGAAGAAGCGCAAGCATTAATTTCCGAAAAAGGATTTTATCCGACGGTAGAAGGCATGAAAATTCCAGAGAAATATGAAGAGTCAATCGGACTTAAAGCAAGTGATAAAACATTCAAACCTGATTTCGTCAAGTTTGCCGAGATCCGTGCCGAGGTGTCAGACAGATGGGCGAAAGAGGTTACTCCTGAATTAGGGAAAAAACTCAAATAA
- a CDS encoding ABC transporter ATP-binding protein, translating into MEVLKKDVEINKQHLEAVQGLGSNKNDVEIKGAYKQFGSNVVLNGIDLEVKQGELLTLLGPSGCGKSTTLNLIAGFLDADRGEVHIKGNNVTKVPPYKRDLGMVFQTYSLFPHMTVYENLSFGLKLRKVGKAEQKKKISKALELVKMSGLENRYPRELSGGQRQRVAISRALVVEPELLLLDEPLSNLDAKLRHELRAEIKRLQKEIGVTTIFVTHDQEEALSMSDRVVVMNAGKIEQISTPTEIYNHPKTEFVFQFIGKSNCFEGNVSAVDKRKVSVKIGSDITNVDASNIMGNDSDLKSGDEVKIYIRPEKLQIVSADEKSSSSLDFHRAKISQINYLGTSWEINVLLQGKSIQVLTSAFDSSWQNGSEVLIGWSPSEVMLVKK; encoded by the coding sequence ATGGAAGTATTAAAAAAAGATGTGGAAATTAATAAACAGCACCTGGAGGCAGTTCAGGGGCTTGGGTCAAATAAAAATGATGTAGAAATAAAAGGCGCGTATAAACAATTTGGTTCGAATGTTGTCCTGAATGGTATCGACCTGGAGGTGAAACAAGGAGAGTTACTCACTCTTCTTGGGCCTTCCGGGTGCGGAAAGTCCACAACCTTGAACCTCATTGCAGGGTTCCTCGATGCAGATCGGGGCGAGGTCCATATTAAAGGCAATAATGTTACGAAGGTTCCGCCTTATAAGCGAGATTTAGGAATGGTTTTTCAAACTTATTCTCTTTTTCCTCATATGACAGTCTATGAAAATCTCAGTTTTGGTTTGAAACTGCGCAAAGTCGGTAAAGCTGAGCAAAAAAAGAAGATAAGTAAAGCGCTTGAATTAGTTAAAATGTCAGGATTGGAGAATCGTTATCCAAGGGAATTATCAGGAGGTCAGCGTCAGCGTGTTGCGATTTCCAGGGCACTTGTGGTGGAACCGGAACTTCTTTTGCTTGACGAACCGCTTTCAAACCTTGATGCAAAGTTGCGCCATGAACTCAGGGCCGAGATAAAGCGTTTACAAAAGGAAATTGGCGTAACTACCATTTTTGTGACCCATGATCAAGAAGAAGCTCTTTCCATGTCTGATCGAGTCGTGGTCATGAATGCAGGGAAAATTGAACAAATAAGTACTCCGACTGAGATTTACAATCATCCCAAGACAGAATTCGTTTTTCAATTCATCGGTAAATCGAATTGTTTTGAAGGGAATGTGTCTGCTGTGGATAAGCGGAAAGTTTCAGTCAAGATCGGTTCTGATATCACTAATGTCGACGCAAGTAACATCATGGGAAATGATAGTGATTTGAAATCCGGGGATGAGGTGAAGATTTATATTAGACCAGAAAAACTGCAAATTGTTTCTGCTGATGAAAAATCTTCATCTTCATTGGACTTCCATCGTGCTAAGATTAGCCAAATTAACTATCTTGGTACCTCATGGGAAATCAATGTTCTATTACAGGGGAAAAGTATTCAAGTATTGACCTCCGCTTTTGATTCATCATGGCAAAATGGAAGTGAGGTGTTAATAGGATGGAGCCCATCAGAAGTTATGCTAGTCAAGAAATAG
- a CDS encoding ABC transporter permease, whose amino-acid sequence MEPIRSYASQEIEQETNPIEPQKEPKIKKRKVWVPGLLLLTPILLFIFGFFVIPMLYILYLSFISTDNLGGADAVYSLKNYTQLFSDSYYLSSLWLTVKISLYSVLVALFLGYPVALTMAKSSARIRGYITLLIVSPLLVSIVVRNFGWYLLLLPNGTINQTLMALGIIDAPLKLLFSEIGVVIGLSNAYLPFMILSIVASLYNIDPSLDKAGAILGASPFRRFFSITLPLSIPGIVSGCILVFSLSMSAYVTPALMGGANVPVMPVVIYDQINNLLHWTFGSALSYILLATTVISVAVFTRVFEKGKFKEVFR is encoded by the coding sequence ATGGAGCCCATCAGAAGTTATGCTAGTCAAGAAATAGAACAGGAAACGAATCCTATTGAGCCGCAAAAGGAACCTAAAATCAAGAAAAGGAAAGTCTGGGTGCCGGGATTACTCCTTTTAACGCCGATTCTACTTTTCATATTTGGTTTCTTCGTCATACCGATGTTATACATTTTATATTTAAGCTTCATATCAACAGATAATCTTGGGGGAGCGGATGCAGTTTATAGCCTAAAAAATTATACACAATTATTTTCCGATAGCTATTACTTATCTTCTTTATGGCTGACAGTGAAAATCAGTTTATATTCGGTCTTGGTTGCTTTATTTCTTGGATATCCGGTAGCTTTAACGATGGCCAAAAGTTCAGCGCGGATCAGAGGGTATATCACTCTCTTGATCGTGTCACCACTCTTGGTAAGTATAGTTGTCCGTAATTTTGGCTGGTACCTATTACTATTGCCTAACGGAACGATTAATCAAACCTTGATGGCACTCGGCATAATAGATGCACCATTGAAACTATTGTTTTCGGAAATCGGAGTTGTAATTGGGCTATCCAATGCATATCTTCCTTTCATGATCTTATCCATCGTTGCGAGTCTTTATAATATTGATCCTTCTCTGGATAAGGCAGGAGCAATACTTGGGGCAAGCCCATTCAGAAGGTTCTTTTCCATTACATTGCCGCTAAGCATCCCTGGTATCGTATCTGGCTGCATACTAGTATTCAGTTTGTCAATGAGTGCTTATGTTACGCCTGCGCTAATGGGTGGAGCCAATGTACCAGTGATGCCAGTTGTCATCTATGATCAAATAAATAACCTGCTGCACTGGACTTTCGGATCTGCTCTTTCTTATATTCTATTAGCAACCACTGTCATATCTGTAGCCGTTTTTACAAGAGTGTTTGAAAAAGGGAAATTCAAGGAGGTATTCCGATGA
- a CDS encoding ABC transporter permease: MKTFGGLRIAVAVLAIIYILIPLIVVIPASFTSANYPSFPAEGFSLQWYAKILERPEFLEAFLNSAKFAALAALFSVIFGTLGALGIAKYDIPGKSYITALLTSPLSVPQLVLGIALLMYFTPMMLAGTSTGFLIAHIVICIPYVMRLVLTGLSGFDYNLERAAAILGANPLTVFMKVTLPLIGSAAISGGLFAFLTSFDNVTVSLFMVSPEMRTLPIEIFSQMQDAYNPIVASVSSVVIFISVLLIVILEKIQGVGKVFGGSHHTNG, translated from the coding sequence ATGAAAACGTTTGGCGGCCTTCGGATTGCCGTTGCCGTGTTGGCCATTATCTATATCTTGATACCGCTAATTGTCGTTATTCCCGCATCTTTTACAAGTGCCAATTATCCAAGTTTTCCGGCTGAAGGCTTCTCACTGCAATGGTATGCCAAGATCTTGGAGCGTCCTGAATTTTTGGAAGCATTTTTGAACAGCGCGAAGTTCGCAGCATTAGCTGCCCTTTTCTCCGTCATATTCGGAACTTTGGGTGCCCTTGGCATCGCAAAGTATGATATACCGGGGAAATCGTATATTACGGCCCTTTTAACTTCACCATTAAGTGTGCCGCAATTAGTCTTAGGGATTGCACTTTTAATGTACTTTACACCAATGATGCTTGCCGGTACGTCTACAGGATTTTTAATTGCCCATATCGTCATTTGCATACCATATGTTATGCGGCTCGTATTGACCGGTTTAAGTGGATTTGATTATAATCTCGAACGGGCCGCGGCCATACTTGGAGCGAATCCACTAACTGTTTTCATGAAAGTGACCCTGCCGCTAATTGGATCAGCGGCCATCTCAGGGGGATTATTCGCATTTTTGACCTCATTTGATAATGTAACGGTCTCTCTCTTTATGGTATCACCGGAAATGAGAACTCTGCCGATCGAGATTTTCTCGCAAATGCAGGATGCCTACAATCCAATCGTTGCATCCGTGTCAAGCGTGGTTATATTCATATCAGTCCTTCTAATTGTCATACTTGAAAAAATTCAAGGTGTCGGCAAAGTTTTTGGTGGTTCCCATCATACAAACGGTTAA
- a CDS encoding FAD-binding oxidoreductase, translated as MKKEALDDLSQVIPGDRMFLDLAERYCYSYDASFGEYLPEIVVQPKNAEEISEVVKLANTHKIPVYPRGSGTSLSGGPLPVKGGMVLDMTLLRDKLIIDRENMLAIVSPGVITANIHKKAEEAGLFYPPDPSSSNVATIGGNLLENSSGPKGLKYGTTKEYVIGLEVVTPTGEIIRTGGKTVKNVTGYDLTRLIVGSEGTLGIVTEAIIRLIPKPLSKQTFVAHFNHLIDSGHAITSILSSGILPSALELMDNACIRAVESYRPSGLPLQAEAILIIEIDGHPLAIEEEINKCADICRTEGASYVKIAETEEERQTIWSARKLVSPAITQMGPTKISEDATVPRNQIPAMMEKLNNIREKYGLNLVVFGHAGDGNLHPNIITDKRNITEMKKVELAVSEIFEAAIELGGTLSGEHGIGTLKSPYMEMELGITGVNMMKKIKEAWDPNNILNPGKIFPDKGQTKVVLVT; from the coding sequence ATGAAGAAAGAAGCCCTGGACGATCTTAGTCAGGTAATTCCAGGTGACAGAATGTTCCTTGATTTGGCAGAAAGGTATTGTTATAGCTATGACGCTTCTTTTGGGGAATATTTACCTGAAATCGTTGTACAGCCAAAAAACGCGGAGGAAATCAGTGAAGTGGTTAAATTGGCTAATACTCACAAAATACCTGTTTACCCTAGAGGATCTGGAACTTCGCTAAGTGGCGGCCCTTTACCTGTTAAAGGGGGGATGGTTCTTGATATGACCCTTTTACGAGATAAATTGATCATTGATCGAGAAAATATGCTTGCCATTGTCTCTCCAGGTGTGATTACGGCGAATATCCATAAAAAGGCTGAAGAAGCCGGCTTGTTCTATCCGCCAGATCCAAGCAGTTCCAATGTTGCCACTATAGGAGGGAATCTATTAGAAAACTCCAGCGGGCCAAAGGGATTGAAATACGGAACGACAAAAGAATATGTGATAGGCCTGGAGGTGGTCACCCCGACGGGAGAAATCATTCGTACTGGCGGAAAGACCGTAAAAAATGTAACAGGGTATGATTTGACCCGATTGATCGTAGGATCGGAAGGTACCTTGGGCATCGTTACAGAAGCAATCATCCGCTTGATACCAAAACCTCTATCTAAACAAACATTTGTCGCCCACTTCAATCATTTGATAGACTCTGGCCATGCCATTACCAGCATTTTATCGTCAGGAATTTTACCATCTGCCCTGGAATTGATGGATAATGCGTGCATCCGTGCAGTTGAAAGTTATCGGCCTTCAGGGTTGCCTCTTCAGGCAGAAGCCATTCTGATCATAGAAATAGATGGTCACCCATTGGCGATTGAGGAAGAAATCAATAAATGCGCCGATATATGCAGGACGGAGGGTGCTTCCTACGTTAAGATAGCGGAGACAGAGGAAGAACGACAAACTATTTGGAGTGCGCGTAAATTGGTTTCCCCGGCCATTACACAAATGGGTCCTACAAAAATTTCTGAAGACGCGACCGTTCCACGCAATCAAATACCGGCAATGATGGAGAAGTTAAACAATATCCGGGAGAAATACGGTTTGAACTTGGTTGTATTCGGCCATGCAGGGGATGGGAATTTACATCCGAACATCATTACCGATAAACGAAATATTACGGAAATGAAAAAAGTGGAGCTTGCAGTCAGTGAAATTTTTGAAGCAGCAATCGAACTAGGCGGAACACTTTCCGGGGAACATGGTATCGGTACTTTAAAGTCACCATATATGGAAATGGAATTAGGAATAACCGGGGTGAATATGATGAAAAAAATTAAAGAAGCATGGGATCCCAATAATATCCTGAATCCAGGAAAGATTTTTCCTGATAAGGGCCAGACAAAGGTCGTGTTGGTTACATGA